ttttctatcagtcgctgaggctgtggcacattcctcgctcactggcacacctccaacatttagtggtagacgtgagtgcatgagcaaagcagctccgtgtcacactgagcagtacaaacttccgggccatttcccacctcatccgggcttctgaaatggtgagttgctcctggcatcacttcaacatcaggtcactgcacggagtgaacagagcaagcgccaaagtattaacccttggcatgatggccatggatccatctccaacaatcgagttcttctacaaagagttgggaaagggagcgtgacatttgctttgagctaaagacaacacccacaaccatcacgttcccagcaacttggaaagactggggatgttgctccgcaaggacgtgagaagtttggagatgggcacacaacgttgaacttcgggcggctgacctttgcttacaacgacatcatcgggggaaagcgcggacgcagcaccccactagcaaaaattatgcagtcaagactcccacgtttggggaatttgcaggggtcaacacagccggagtgcaatggctgagcctcgccctgggtgaaccgcttcttgatcatggtatctcccctgccaggtaagtatgaggtgtactcgccaaacaccgggtggctcttgccagacacagctctttggctgatggtgctggaaatgaataatcccagaggccaatgccttgactcagttgctcgttaatgctgtgctatgttcaacttcaacctccagcacacattggagaggaaacactcgaccttttttactggcatacctggctgtcgtttcctatagattcagcaacaactggacatgacggcaccaacagccgcttgcccatctcggtgtcgcttcccgatactggactagagtgtagcatgtggtggagataaaggctgaagtgcagtgtgtccgaaaggctgacttttgagccccgccacgcgcagggggccttgcccagtccataaaagcagtctgtgtccccaaccccccggcttacggccataccaccctgagcacgcccgatctcgtctgatctcggaagccaagcagggtcgggcctggttagtacttggatgggagaccgcctgggaataccaggtgctgtaagcttttacaccgctgcacgcttttacactgctgcttccttacaagaaacatgcccctccacgagcaggggccttgcctagtccataaaggcactctctgtcgccagcccctcggcttacggccataccaccctgagcacgcctgatctcgtctgatctcggaagctaagcagggtcgggctgggttagtacttggatgggagaccatctgggaataccaggtgctgtaagcttttacaccgctgctgcttccttacaagaaacatgggctcgcaattaaattgacgcacaggcacgggttgatgtctttctggtttcagcttcgctttgcttttcacagaaaaaagagaatggtgcaccgttcctggtggcactgcaataccaggtcaatgcaaggagtgaagagagcaagccccagttttcacctcccactgctcaaaaatgcatttaatatttaatccccatatagaggacatatcagatattaaactgataagaacagatactacacttgatcttagccaaaaggccgagaagcgatggcccacaggtgtctggggccaacccaagatcttggcacacaagtcagttgttgtggtgccatgtttttaagggcgcataacaaaggctgctgctgctgatcacctccgccccaaggttgacctaagtgcacctctgagccttgacagacagctgcttgacatttgacacactcaaagggcgcagccttacagcaaagcccaccaaaaataacttaaactcttgaacgtccctctccacggaagtctttagtaaaaggcgaaagacttgtgcattttgaagagaaaccagagtcaacgtagcccctgtcctggagagcagccgaggagtctatccgccggagtcaccacagtctcggtcggccggccggccggccaccttgggacggccttccttcaacgtttttgcttagtcggccaataaaccgcccagatttgactgcatgtttggaagcgctttcctactgtcggttgtgcgctgcagttttctatcagtcgctgaggctgtggcacattcctcgctcactggcacacctccaacatttagtggtagacgtgagtgcatgagcaaagcagctccgtgtcacactgagcagtacaaactgccgggccatttcccacctcatccgggcttctgaaatggtgagttgctcctggcatcacttcaacatcaggtcactgcacggagtgaacagagcaagcgccaaagtattaacccttggcatgatggccatggatccatctccaacaatcgagttcttctacaaagagttgggaaagggagcgtgacatttgctttgagctaaaagacaacacccacaaccatcacgttcccagcaacttggaaagactggggatgttgctccgcaaggacgtgagaagtttggagatgggcacacactagcaaaaattatgcaatcaagactcccacgtttggggaatttgcaggggtcaacacagccggagtgcaattggctgagcctcgccctgggtgaaccgccttcttgatcatggtatctcccctgccaggtaagtatgaggtgtactcgccaaacaccgggtggctcttgccagacacagctctttggctgatggtgctggaaatgaataatcccagaggccaatgccttgactcagttgctcgttaatgctgtgctatgttcaacttcaacctccagcacacattggagaggaaaaactgcacacattggagaggaaacactcgaccttttttactggcatacctggctgtcgtttcctatagattcagcaacaactggacatgacggcaccaacagcagcttgcccatctcggtgtcgcttcccgatactggactagagtgtagcatgtggtggagataaaggctgaagtgcagtgtgtccgaaaggctgacttttgagccccgccacgcgcagggggccttgcccagtccataaaagcagtctgtgtccccaaccccccggcttacggccataccaccctgagcacgcccgatctcgtctgatctcggaagccaagcagggtcgggcctggttagtacttggatgggagaccgcctgggaataccaggtgctgtaagcttttacaccgctgcacgcttttacactgctgcttccttacaagaaacatgcccctccacgagcaggggccttgcctagtccataaaggcagtctctgtcgccagcccctcggcttacggccataccaccctgagcacgcccacAAGCAAACCAGGAAGTGGTTGGAACAAACATTTCGAGCACACGGCTCCTTTTTTCAACCTGTTTTCTCCCCTTTATTCTCCTCTGTTTTGtacttctcttccttttctcgTCTTGTGCGACTttagttctttgttttgttcatttaaaagactGGTTTTCCCCCCGACAATGTGTTTTACACTGTGCGGGGGCGCTTTAAGTTTTGCTGACTATGGACGGACCTCAAGTTGACGACCCACTGAACGGAAAAATGGCAAATGAAAcggcaacaacagaaaaaggacGGGAAGATAAaggcaaagaaaatgaaagaaaatatgataaGGACATGACACTCCAAATTGAGCTACAAGGTACGGAGAAAGTAACAATTATGGAACTTTTAAAGTGTGTGCGGGAGTTGTGTGGTGGCTTAATGGCCTGCGGCTACactggagaaaacaaatatgaagTCACAATGACCAACGCTATAGGGAAAAGAAGGCTCCTGGACGGCTTCAAAATCGGCACAACATCTGTTTTGGCAAACAAGCTTGACAATGACGAACTGGTGGTATATTTCTTAGGCCTCCCGGCCTACATCACGGACAAAGAAATTCTGGACAAATTACACGGATGGGGGGTCTCAGCGGTGTCACTGATAAAGAGGAGAATGTGGCCAGGGACCAACATCGCAGATGGGACAAGATACTTAAAGGTAAAGTTCAATCAGACAGTGCAATCACTCCCTTATTCTGCTAGGTTTATGACTGCCACTGGTCCTGAATATTTTAGAGTAATACATGATCGGCAAGTCAAAGTCTGTCGTATGTGTATACAGCCAGGACACATCCTACGGGATTGTCCAGAATTTTGTTGTCACCGCTGTGGAGTCCAGGGGCATTATGCGAGAGAATGCATTAAAACTGTGAGGAGATGTGAGCTTTGCCACAATAATAAGGAAAACTGCATTTGTAATGATAGTTATTCTGAATCAAATAATGAGTCAGACTTAGGTGCAGAGCAGGCACAGATGAGCTGTGTAGAGAGCtcgggagaggaggaggcagaggtaAGCTGTGAAGACAGcttggaagaggaggaggtagagaTGGTGCATACCGAAGCACAAACATGTGAGCCAGCTGATGTGGCCTCCAGTCTCGTCTGTGAGGTGGTTGATAACCCCACAGAATCTCGGAAAAACACGAGGCGGGAGAGCTCTACTGAGAGCCCCTGTGCgctacagcagaaaaaaaaaactgataacCAGGAAACAGTGCGGGCTGCAAAAGCGCAGAGTGCATCGGCCACCGGCACTGCATCACTCAGCCCTCCCCACTCCAGTAAGACCTCATCACAATTGCCCCCCCcaagtgctgactctgattTTGAAATGGACACCTCACTGATTTCAAAGctaagaaaaagacaaatgaaaggaaaacatggaaaaagatcacaagaaaaacagagtaaaaaaagttaataatcaTGTCTGACGCGACACTATTTCAATTCACCCTCCTCATGGTCTCCTTTCTCTCGCTGAATGCCTGTGGGCTCTGCAATAGAGAAAAACTACAGAATTTATTAACTCCCATCAATTGTGACATACTGTTTCGTCAAGAAACCAAATGGTCTGAATCTCCGTTCAATCTGTTAAAAGACCTGTGGGAGGGTaatatattttacagcaatgcTGTAAGTAACAGGTGTGGTGTCGCCatcctaacaaaaaaaaatgtgtttgataagATAACTGAAATTCATAAGTCTCCTGAGGGGAGACTATTAGTAATTGACACTTGGCGTAATGGTACTCACCTGAGATTTATAAATGTCTACGCTCCCAATGTTGAGAGGGACAGGAAACTCTTCTTCAAAGCTTTGGAGTACTGGCTAACTGACTCATGTATTATCACAGGTGACTTCAATGTCGCCCTGACCAAAATGGATGTATCAGTGAacaatcatttcaaacaagATACAAGTAGGGGTTTGCTCatagacatcattaaaaaacatgacttgGTTGATGTATGGCGTATCACTAACCCATTTGTCATTAAATTCTCAAGACATCAAATAACCAATAATTCCCTCAAACAGTCCAGAATAGATTTCACTCTAGCAGGTCCTTCCGCCATTTCCAAAATAAGCACAATCGATTATCAAATAAACACCATAAGTGATCataatttcatcaaaatgtccatatttccaacatttcaacaaaaaaatggagGTGTCTGGTGCTTCAATAATAGTCTATTACAGGACCctcaatttattaaaaaaattaacaactTCCTCCAGAATGTCTCTGAAGAAATGCGATGGGTTAGTGATGCTTTTGTCTGGTGGGATGAAGTAAAAAAACGCATCAAAAGACTCTCAATTAactacagcaaacacaaacgaTGGTTGAATGATTTAGAtgaaaaagatataaaacagaaaatagaagTTGAGCTTTCTAAAATTGCCCAGGTACCTAACAGGGACCTTACAAATTACATATGGCTCAAGGAACAACTGTCCAACCATTATAAAATCAAGTGTGCAGGGGCAATCACTAGAAGCAGGGTACAAGCATTTGTTGAGGGTGAAAGGTGCACATCCTATTTTTTGGGACTGGAGAAACAACTGCAGAGCAAAGTGTCTATCAAGGAATTAAAAAACAGTGACGGCAACTCAATCACAAATCTTGACGAAATATTAACAACGGTTCACTCTTTCTTTCAACAGCTATACTCCAGTAGTCCTGTCCGTCAGTATGAGCAAGAGATGGTAACTAAAGCAATCACTAACAAGCTCGGTACTGAAGACAAAGTCTGGTGTGATCAGCCTCTCACAACAAGTGAAATTGAAGCGACCATTTCTGgccttcataaaaacaaaagtccggGGTTAGATGGACTaacaacagatttttttcaaGCCTTTAAGGACAAATTATCGCCCATGTTACAATCTGTTTTTCAGGAAATAGACAGCCGGGGCTATGCTCCTGAGACCCTCACATCTGGCCTAATTACAattgtgtacaaaaacaaaggggacaaaacaaatctgcagaacTATAGGCCAATCAGTCTTCTTAACACAGACTACAAAATTCTGACCAAAGCACTCGCAAATAAACTCAAAACAGTAATTCCAGGGCTTGTACACCAAGCACAAGCCTACAGCATCCCTAACAGAGACATTTCAGACCCCATTCTTTCCACCAAGTCAGCGCTTTCCCAAATGTCAAATAGTGGTGGAATATATCTGGGCGTAGACTTTGAAAAAGCCTTTGACCGTGGGGAACATGAATTTCTCTGGGCCACTCTTAAACAGTTTGGCTTTGGTCAaagtttcataaaaacaattcagGTTTTATACAACAACGCGCtgttgtgggaacttttgtgagtgagatgaagcacgagaactgagtcggatgaatacaagcaagttgatttaatctgagttgcaaccagaggagcacagtttacagagtcgaagagtctgcaaagtgaacaacactgagcagagagaaacaaggcgtatataaacatgtcttcagcagtatgtgtacgtgatacagaagaacagaaggttcattggatagagtagttgtctgatatgatgccaataagctgttgtgagaaactagcagatatcagtagagaacagggagtttcttgggaggacagggaccttgagatgaaatgggaaacttataattgccctctacacctcgtgtgacccaagaaacaactaaccactgaaccttgtgtgacataaagaaactgtgtgtctgtgtgcatgcaatatgccattacatttcccccctttttatccttaaggataaacgaggaagagaaaaacaaccaataaaacacaatcaacaatagaagcaacaaaatatgcacacacaatataacacaacaaATCCCAGATGACAATCAAATATGAGAAAAGAACAGTATTCAAAACTTCAGACTGAGCATTCCAACTGGTTTACGATCAGTCGTCACACAGAATACAATTCAATGGAAAACCTTAAGGTAAAAGTTGCaagctgtttttgtggatgAAAGCATCCTGAGTAGAGCATAGCAAAGAGAGAACTGGGTTACTGTCAAACAAAATCCTTTATACACATGCATCAGagtcagcatcagtgtgtgagtcGTCTGTGCTCGCGTCCATGGTCAGTACATAAGTGGCAGCTATGTCGTCCAAAGCCACCTGGGGAGCAGAAGCAGTGACAGAAAGCAGGTGATAGCGTGTCATCTGCAACGAGAACAAGGAGCCCACAATTTTCTTGACCATAGGAATAATACAGCTGGACAAacagcacagtaaaaaaaacagagaaacacagaacagCCCAAGCTTCATCAACCACGCCTTCCATCCCCCGGACGTAAGCCAAGACCACCAGTCCCAACCAGAAGAGGGGGAAGGGCTGTCACGGCTGAGCTGTGTGCGAAGGAGGTCATTAAGGTGTACGATCGTGTCTGTCACATTGTCCGTATTGTCGGGAATATACGTGCAACATTCTGAACCAATAATATGACACACCCCACCCTGAGAGGCTAACAAAAGATCCAGGGCCATTCTGTTCTGCAAGGCCACATCGCGGAGAGCTTGGATTTCCGGGGATAGGGCCTCAAAACCTTGAGTGGTCAATGTAGTCAAATTCTCTAGATCTACGGCAAGTGTGTCAATATGGTGACTTAAATGCACCGTACCCCATTGAGGCAAGATTGCGGCCAGGAACTtactgccagcagagacacgtACATCACGTTTAGCCAAATGGCCAGCATGGTAGTGCGTATATTGTGAGATGAAGTAAGTAAGGTTATTGGTCAGTCTGTAATTAGGAATCAATTTAGCCAGATAGCAAAGACCACACCAAcgtggagggaggaaaagataAACATACTTTCCACAAACCCACACATGCGATTTCAGAGTACTGGCACCGAGTGTTGGATTGGGAAGTCTAACATAAGGATTGGTAACTGAAGAATTGGTTTTAGTAGGGATCCCAGTAAGATTAGCTCTACCAATGAATGGGACGCCGTCAGCGTTTGGACATGGGTCACCGCAAGAACGAACCCCACAGCCAGCATTTACAACTTGCTCACAATGGGCAGAAGTTCCAACTGGAACATTAGGTGCACATCCAGTCCCAGGGGAAATGCAATTTCGTCGGAAACAGACCTTTGGTTTCCAGGGTGCCAATTGTGTATGAAAAACTGGTGCGGAGAGGCGAGTTTGTCTACTACCAAGTGGCAAAGAAGAAGGATTAAAACGCCACTTCAAACCCGTATAGTCTACTAAGGTTTCATTAATCATTGCCAGTCGCCTAGTCATGTTAACTGTTATCCACGAATCGTCAACAGTGTCAGTGGCAGTTGTTGTCATGGCTACCAACACAGAAAGAGTCTCAGTCGCATTGAGGGGTCTAGGAACAACAGGGACTGAACCAGTGGTAGTGTGAGGTATCAAGGAACAAACATAACAAGGGGAACTGGTCTGTTgtttagcaaagaaaaacatggtttGGTACCAGACATTCTGCGTATGGTCATGGAGACTGTCATTTGTCAGGAGCGTGCGTTTAAAACGGTGAACCAGCTGGTTGGTATCACTCGTGTTAGCGTCAAGTGAGTGGTGAATGAGCTGTGGTCTCAGAAAAAACAGAATCGGAAGGACAATGATCAAggttaaaaacaggaaacaacacatAGTGCCTCGTATACCACACAGGCCTGGGTGTCTGAACGGATGCCAGGGTCTGTTACGGTCCATGGCCTATGTATCAAGGAGGTAAGGGAGTAGTGCGAACAACAACGTAACAAATATAACAATTACAGAAACTAGATAAAAACCGCACATAAAAATATACAGACTTGTAAGGGGAGAGTCactgtgtgaaaaataaagacagtgaaaTGGTGTAACACGTGTagggtgtggtgtggtgtggtgtaggTCTTCTTGCGCCCACGAAGGTGACACAGAAACTACGTCTGCACGCCacttgttgtcttctttcttcgGACCCTTGGTCGCCTGCGTGCCTGTTACGAACGCAAAGTCTTACTTAGCAGCCTCTGGAGTTTGTAGTTTTCCAGGAgcaccagcagggggtgctggaACCTTTCTACAGTGGCTGGCGTGGATCCAGGTAGCCCGCTCAGCGACCTTCACAGCAGTGTGGGTTGTCAGCAGGATCTGGAACGGACCTTGCCACCTCCTGTTCCTCCACGACTTCCTCCTGAAGTCTTTTATGACCACAAAGTCACCTGGTTCGAGCTGGTGCAGGGGACCACTGGCTGGAACAGAGAGGGCTGCGATCACCTGTTTCTTTACATCAGAGAGCTGTTTGGATAGATTGGTACAgtaggttagtgtgttgtgatCACAAAGAGCTGTTGATGGGGGTGGAGATCGGGGAGCTTCCACACCTACAGAAGGAGGAGTTGCAAAAAGAATCTCAAAGGGGCTCAAGTTAGTTCTGTTTCGTTTTCGCATTCTCATATACATAAGCACTAGaggaagtgcttttgtccatggaAGACCTGTGTCTTCACAACACTTGGCCAGCTTGTTCTTTAGTGTTCCATTCTCCCTCTCTACTGCACCTCCACTAGCTGGGTGGTAGGCACAGTGTGTTCTCAGGTTAATACCTAAGTATAGGCTCAGTTCAGTGATAGCTGAattaacaaaatggctgccattatCACTGGAGATTTTAGCTGGAATTCCCCATCTGGGAATGATTTCAGTAAGAAGGGCTTTAGCTACTACTGAGGCAGATTGTTTTGAGGCTGGGAACACTTCAACCCATTTGCTCCACATGTCTACCATCACTAAACAATGAGACTTTCCTTCTGATGGAGTTAGTTCTACAAAATCCATCATGACATGCTCAAAAGGTCGAGTTGGTTGAGGATGAGCAGCTTGTTGGGAAGGTTGGATTGCCCTGCCTACATTGTGAGTAGCACAGATAACACAGGCTTGGCAGTGTTTTTGAGCATAGGCAGAAAACCCTTTTGTGaaccaaaatgtgttaatcatttGCTGCATCCCTCCTTTTGATGCATGGTCAGACCCATGCGTCAATTTAGCATAGTGAGGGAAGAAATGGGAAGGCAAACACGGGTTGTTGTCGGGGCCTATCCAGATGCCATCATGACATGAAGCACCTGCGTTTCTCCAAAGTTGCTTATCTTTTGGAGATGCAAAAGATTGAACAGCACTGAGGGAAGATGGCACGTCAGAAGAAACTGAAACCAAAGTATGTGATACAGAAGAGTTAGACAAAGGGAGAAGAGAAGCTGCCTTTGCAGCTGCATCCGCTCGAGCGTTACCTGTAGAAATTGGGTCAGAGGCATTAGTGtgagcagcacatttacacacagaaatggcagAAGGAAGAAGGATGGCATCTAAGAGATCTGCAATGAGTGTGTGATGCAAAACAGGCTTGCCATCAGATTTCAGAAAACCTCTATGTTTCCAAAGTGCACCAAAGTCATGAACAACACCAAAAGCATATCTGGAATCAGTGTAGATATTTACAGATCTACCCTTAGCTAATTGGCAGGCAGTCGTTAAGGCCACAAGTTCTGCAGCTTGAGCTGAGAAGTGAGGTGGaagagatgatgacatcatcacgtcATAGtcagaacaaacagcaaaaccAACACGGCAGAGACCTGTAACTGGGTCTCTTGAAGCAGAGCCATCTACATAGAGGACAAGGTCAGGATTTGTCAAGGGCGTTTCTGTCAGATCAGGTCTTGGAGAACAAGATGCTGAAAGTTCAGCCATGCAATCATGAGGCTCACCATCCTGTGGAAGAGGGAGCAGAGTAGCAGGGTTAAGAACAGTACACCTCTTAAGAGTGACATTAGGCATGTCAAGAAGACACGTGTGATACCTAAGGTGTCTAGCAGCCGAAAGGTGTGATGTTTTCTGCTCAGAAAGGATCAAAGAGACCGCATGTGGCACAAGAAGAGTCAAAGGAGCGTAGCCAACTATATCTCTTGAGGccaaaagggctttttcagcaGCTGCTACAGCTCTGAGACATTTTGGCATGCCTGCTGCAACAGGATCGAGTTTACCCGAGAAATATGCCACAGGACGGAGCCTATCACCATGAGGTTGTAGGAGGACAGAAGTCATGCAACCCGAACGTTCATCCACAGTCTGAGTGAATGGTTTGGTTGGGTCAGGAAGTCCAAGTGTGGGAGGAGACTGAAGTTGAAGTTTCAAGTTCAGGAATGCAGTGTCTGCTTCCGGTGTCCACTCAAGTTGTGAGCGAGAGGTCATGCCTGATTGGTGACACAAGGTCCTGAGGGGTCTTTCAACCTCAGAAAAATTAGGGACAAAAGCGCGACAGTAGGAACACATCCCCAGGAAAGatagcatttgtttttgggtAATTGGTTTTGGAATCTTTTGGATAGCTTCAATATGTTTTGGAGACATAGTTTTGCCTTCACCAGAAATTATGTGACCCAGGAAGGTCACAGCTTGTCTGACAAATTGTAGCTTGTTTAAGCTGGCTTTGTGTCCTTCTTCTGCCAGATGTTTGAGCAGTTTGATAGTGTCAGTTATGCATTGTTTTTCAGTTGGAGCGCAGATCAGAAGATCGTCTACATATTGTAGTAAGGCAGTGCCATCAGAGAGCGCTAGAGGCGACAATGATTCGCATAAAGCCTGATTGTAAATTGTTGGTGATTCAGTGAAACCCTGACATAAACGGGTGAAAGTATAACCTTTCCCGTTGAACTGGAATGCAAACCAGTACTGAGAATCCTTGTGAACAGGAAcactgaaaaatgcatttgatagatcaacaactgaaaaccacttagcagaggatggaaCTTGTGAAAGCAAAGTGTAGGGGTTAGGAACACTTGGTGTTCTGGCATGAACAGCTGCATTAACTGCTTTTAAGTCTTGAACAAATCGCCACTCGGGTAGAGATGGTGGTTCTCTAGCTTTTTGAACTGGAAAAATAGGAGTGCAGACAGGTGAGTCATTGCATGGGATAATAACACCGGCTTCcaataaggatttaaaaacaggtttaatgCCGTCGACGGCTTCCGGACGCAGAGGGTACTGAACTCGTTTTGGTCTGTAGTCAGACTTAGGAGTGACTATTACAGGTTCACAATTTTTATGAGACCTACATCATATTTGCCTTGTGCCCACAATTTGGGTGGGACTTGTGCAAGGGCTGGATGGATCTGTTCTGCGGAGAGCATTTGGTGTATGTGTTCGGTTTTATCAAGATTGTGGTCTAGCAAGTAGACAGATTTCAGAGTAGCCACAGTTAATTTGCATGCAGTTTTGAAAACACCCCCCTTTGGCGAGTACGACACATGTGGGTCAGGTGTAGATTGCCAATCTTTGAGCTCAATGCATGATTTTGTCCATGGACCTAAATCTCTCCATTGATCAGTTTGTCCTTTGGAAAGCGAAATATGTGGATGTGAATTGTTAATCAGAAAAAATCGTTGTTGTTCAGCTGTTAAGCTGACAGAAAGTGCACATCGCAGGTCTGTCCAGTAGAGAGAGTCAGTCAGTAGAGTATCTTTGATGTCAGTCCACCATTTAGTTTCATAGTCTCTGTCAAGGTCAGTTGTCACGTGTGACGTGCAATGG
The Solea senegalensis isolate Sse05_10M unplaced genomic scaffold, IFAPA_SoseM_1 scf7180000017125, whole genome shotgun sequence genome window above contains:
- the LOC122763873 gene encoding protein NYNRIN-like, which codes for SHKNCEPVIVTPKSDYRPKRVQYPLRPEAVDGIKPVFKSLLEAGVIIPCNDSPVCTPIFPVQKAREPPSLPEWRFVQDLKAVNAAVHARTPSVPNPYTLLSQVPSSAKWFSVVDLSNAFFSVPVHKDSQYWFAFQFNGKGYTFTRLCQGFTESPTIYNQALCESLSPLALSDGTALLQYVDDLLICAPTEKQCITDTIKLLKHLAEEGHKASLNKLQFVRQAVTFLGHIISGEGKTMSPKHIEAIQKIPKPITQKQMLSFLGMCSYCRAFVPNFSEVERPLRTLCHQSGMTSRSQLEWTPEADTAFLNLKLQLQSPPTLGLPDPTKPFTQTVDERSGCMTSVLLQPHGDRLRPVAYFSGKLDPVAAGMPKCLRAVAAAEKALLASRDIVGYAPLTLLVPHAVSLILSEQKTSHLSAARHLRYHTCLLDMPNVTLKRCTVLNPATLLPLPQDGEPHDCMAELSASCSPRPDLTETPLTNPDLVLYVDGSASRDPVTGLCRVGFAVCSDYDVMMSSSLPPHFSAQAAELVALTTACQLAKGRSVNIYTDSRYAFGVVHDFGALWKHRGFLKSDGKPVLHHTLIADLLDAILLPSAISVCKCAAHTNASDPISTGNARADAAAKAASLLPLSNSSVSHTLVSVSSDVPSSLSAVQSFASPKDKQLWRNAGASCHDGIWIGPDNNPCLPSHFFPHYAKLTHGSDHASKGGMQQMINTFWFTKGFSAYAQKHCQACVICATHNVGRAIQPSQQAAHPQPTRPFEHVMMDFVELTPSEGKSHCLVMVDMWSKWVEVFPASKQSASVVAKALLTEIIPRWGIPAKISSDNGSHFVNSAITELSLYLGINLRTHCAYHPASGGAVERENGTLKNKLAKCCEDTGLPWTKALPLVLMYMRMRKRNRTNLSPFEILFATPPSVGVEAPRSPPPSTALCDHNTLTYCTNLSKQLSDVKKQVIAALSVPASGPLHQLEPGDFVVIKDFRRKSWRNRRWQGPFQILLTTHTAVKVAERATWIHASHCRKVPAPPAGAPGKLQTPEAAK